The genomic stretch CGTTGTGGGCCTTGTAGCCCGTTACGTCGCGATCGGTGCCGCCGGCGTGAATGGTATTGCGCAGCGAGATGCAGCGCTCGAAGTGCGGCATGGCCTCTGCGTAGCGCTCTTTCGCAAGGTAGGCCAGCCCCTTGGTGAAGTGCAGATCGGGGAAGGTTTCGTAATGCTCCAGGCCCTCGTCCAGCAGGCGATGGACCTCGTCGTAGCGCTTCTGCTTGCGGTAGAGGTCCGCAAGGCTGAAGTAGAGGGTCGAGTAGTAGGGGATGCCGTGCTCGCTCTTGGTGGCCTTGAGCTTGTCGAGCGCCAGGAGGAAGTTCGCCTCGGCCTCTTCCTCGCGGTCCATCATCTTGTAGGTCTGCCCGAGATTGAAGTAGACGTAGGGGAAGTCGGGCTGGAGCTCGGCCTGGCGTTGCAGCAAGGTCAGGTTGCGTTCGAGCTTGTTTCGGCCCGTCATGACCTCGTTCATGTAGCCCAGGTGGATGATCTTGGCGGGACAAAAGAGCGTGGGAAGCCCCGTTCGCTGGGCCGAGAGGCTTGCCTGCTCGTGGACGATCCCTTCGAAGCGGATATCCGAGCGTCGTGGAAAGAGGCGGAAGATGACCGCCTGGTTGATCGTCAGGTCGTCGTCGGTCCCAAGGCGGTTCTCGATGGCCAGGGCGTAGCCGGCCACATCTTTGCGGCGCAGGGCCGACTTGAGCTGAACGACCGTTTCGGGGTCGAGGCGCTCATCGGCATCCAGCACCAGGACCCAGTCGCCGGTGGCGTGCTCGATCGAAACGTTGCGCGCCGTGGCGAAGTCACCATCCCAGGCGTGCTGATGGATCTTGGCTCCATAGCGCTCGGCGATCGCCACCGTCTGATCGGTCGATCCGGTATCGACCAGCACGATCTCGTCCACGACCCCCCGGACGCTCTGCAGGCAGCCTTCGAGGAAACGTTCCTCGTTCTTGACGATCATGCAGAGGCTGAGGGTGGGCTCGGTCGGCCGGGTCAAAGCGACCAGATATTCCAGGTCGGGCACGACGGCATCCCCCGTTTCGCGCACCATGCGGATCGCCTCGACCAGGCTCTGGCGCGCTGCGGGGTGCGAGGGGTTCAGCTCGAGAACCCGCCGGAAGAAGACCTCGGCGGCGGCGTACCAGTCCAGCTTGAACATGGTGACCCCCAGGGCGTTCAGCGCATCGACCAGGTAAGGATCGATCACCAGCGCCTGGCGCAGGGCCACGACGGCCTTGTCGTACTTCCCCTGCTGCAAGAGCGCTACGCCGAGTTGGGTGAAAAGCGGTGCGTCCTGCTCACCTTGCTCAAGGGCCGCG from bacterium encodes the following:
- a CDS encoding tetratricopeptide repeat protein, producing MALKIVKANAIAPKREDLIEMGARAFTQGDFETAATHFLAALEQGEQDAPLFTQLGVALLQQGKYDKAVVALRQALVIDPYLVDALNALGVTMFKLDWYAAAEVFFRRVLELNPSHPAARQSLVEAIRMVRETGDAVVPDLEYLVALTRPTEPTLSLCMIVKNEERFLEGCLQSVRGVVDEIVLVDTGSTDQTVAIAERYGAKIHQHAWDGDFATARNVSIEHATGDWVLVLDADERLDPETVVQLKSALRRKDVAGYALAIENRLGTDDDLTINQAVIFRLFPRRSDIRFEGIVHEQASLSAQRTGLPTLFCPAKIIHLGYMNEVMTGRNKLERNLTLLQRQAELQPDFPYVYFNLGQTYKMMDREEEAEANFLLALDKLKATKSEHGIPYYSTLYFSLADLYRKQKRYDEVHRLLDEGLEHYETFPDLHFTKGLAYLAKERYAEAMPHFERCISLRNTIHAGGTDRDVTGYKAHNALGVCYAKLGDRPKAKHHLKEALSFHSASEAELHNNLGILHMEDGEAGEAIVQFVAALEKNPDDLRSWVNLANVSYRCGQYAEAIQAWSKALELDANLPQLRTLMAEAHLKLGQPQEAIALLEAELEQAPDSQAGWLNLGLARLCGGDTSGARAAWGHIPADGENRAFPALFAILDGAPIPADLPVAEETVRAWGVVTDLAIASEQLALIQALLDRIDEIGEQVPGFEAGLAQVFMKRGLADLAVGALLRAQRRTPEDPDVYRALGEACLAQGNHEDAEVMFARADELIASGVLTRRLATLGAS